Genomic window (Candidatus Effluviviaceae Genus I sp.):
GGCCGTCGCGCATGCGGTACAGCACGCCGAGGTCGGCTGCGAAGGTGGACCCGGCGCCCTTCTGCTGGTCCTGCGTGTACTGCGCGGGAGCGAGGTCCACGTACACGAACTTGAGGCTCAGGCCCACGGCGAGGTTCTCTCCGACCGCCGCTCCGTACGACAGCGACGGGATGACCTCGTACGAGTTGAACTCGCCGATGGGGTCGGGGCTGTCGGGGTCCGTCGCGATCTGCTTGCCGTACGTGAGGTAGATCACCGACGCGCCGATCGTCCCGAGCCCCTCGATGCGCTGCGCGTACGCCGCGTACTCGTAGTACACGTCGTCCCAGTCCGGCACGAGCTGCGTGTGCATCAGCGTGAAGTTGAACCGGTGGTCAAGGAACGCGAGGCCCGCCGGGTTCCACGAGCACGCGCTCGCGTCCGCCGCGAGCGCCACGTAGCAGTCGCCCATGCCGGCCGGGCGCGCCCCAGGCTGGATGTAGAGGGACTGCGCCCCTCCGACCGAGACCTGCGCGCCTGCCGTTCCGGCCGCGAGCGCGAGCGCGGCCGCCACAAGAAACGTCCCCAC
Coding sequences:
- a CDS encoding PorV/PorQ family protein, with protein sequence MLRVGTFLVAAALALAAGTAGAQVSVGGAQSLYIQPGARPAGMGDCYVALAADASACSWNPAGLAFLDHRFNFTLMHTQLVPDWDDVYYEYAAYAQRIEGLGTIGASVIYLTYGKQIATDPDSPDPIGEFNSYEVIPSLSYGAAVGENLAVGLSLKFVYVDLAPAQYTQDQQKGAGSTFAADLGVLYRMRDGRLRLGGALQHIGPRIAYIDEEQSDPLPRNLKVGASYALLADEMNDFTVCAEFNKSLVIVEDVADLSTGVILGAGAEYRYYDLLALRGGYVHDEDGKVKGLAFGMGLSYKSWAFDVANVPQAEGLKRPFRFSLTAAF